The DNA region CCACAATAGTTAAAAAGGCATGCCGTAGAAAAAACACCAATGAGACCGCACATACGCGCTGATAAAGACGCATACAAAGCATGGGTCAACTCGCTTAGCATTAAAAACGAGCATGAAGGCGAGAAACTCAAGAAAGTGATTATTGACCGGTTCCACACCTTTTTTGATGAAGTTGACGGGTTTGATTTGCTCTTTTCTGGCGGTGTTGACTCAACTACTATTGCGTTTCTTGCAAAGCAGCGGGGCAAAAAGTTTACGGCACTTGCTGCAGGCGTTAAAGACAGTTCTGACCTTATGTGGGCAAAAGGTGCTGCAGAAGATTTGGGGTTTCCCATTAAAACCGTTGAGTTTGGTGAAAACGAATTAACGCGCGACCTTCCTGAAATTGTCCGCATTATCAACACAACAGACCCGGTAAAAATCAGCATTGCCGTTCCCTTCTATTACGCGCTCAAAGCATCAAAAAACAGCGTGGTGTTCTCAGGGCTTGGAAGCGAAGAACTCTTTGCAGGATACCAGCGCCACGAGCAGGCAAAAAATGTTAATGAAGAATGCCTTACTGGTCTTAAGTTAATGTGGGAACGAGATATGGAACGAGACATCCCGCTTATGAACTATTATGGAAAAACACACATGCTCCCTTTTCTTGACTCAGAACTCGTCAGTTACGCGCTGCCCATAAAAGCAGAGCTTAAAATAAAAGACTCCTACAAGAAATGGATATTTCGCGATGCCGCATCAAAGCTTGGCGTGCCAAAGAAGTTTGCGTGGCGCGCAAAAAAAGCTGCGCAATACGGCAGTGGCACGATGAAACTTATGAAACGCGTTGCCAAGAAAAACAAGATGACCGTTAAAGAATGGGTTGTTTCACATAAAGCGTAATCGCGCGGTTAAGTCTTCAATTTCTTTATGCGCTGACTGTTCAACATCGTTTGTTTTGCGTGAGTCATCCTCAACAGGCACAGAAGCAATGCTTTGCGGTGAGAGTTTATTTTTAAGCAGGGTGTAGTGCATATTAAGCACGTCCTGAAATTCATCAAACTTGAGGCGCACGCCATTATGCAGGGTTTCTAAGTGCTCGATAAACTCAAGAAAATGGGCGCGAATCAGGCTTTTGTTTTCTTGTGAAAACGTGCCGCGAAGCACGATATCACAGCGTTTTGTTGACTGGTCAATGCGCAGTACTGCTGAGCTCCCGCCAACAAGTTTGCTAAAACGGAACAGGAATGTGCTGTGTTGTTTTGATTTCCCGTATGCAGAGTTGTTTTGAAAAATAATTGAGCCAAGAGGCAGGATGTCAAAATCAATATTGCATGAATCCTTTACGGTTACTAACTCCATAACGAGAACGTGAAACACATTTAATAATAAATACTTATTGCAACTCATCAATCACATTTATAAACCCATAGACAATAAACAAGATTATTGAAAACGAAAAAAGAGAGTAAAAAGACACCATTAGAACGTGATTTTTTACACTTATTTATCAAAAAAATATATATAAAATGATTAGTTATGCCAGTAGAAATTTTCTCAATCGGCGGATATGAAGAAGTTGGCCGCAACATGACCGCGGTCAAAGTTGATGATGAAATCGTCATTCTCGACATGGGCTGGGACTTAAGCAAAGTCCTGCTCTTACCTAAAGAAAAAGAATGGAGAGAAATGAGCGTTCAAGAACTCATTGAAATCCAGGCGTTTCCTGATGACGAGATTCTCATCCCCTATCGCAAACAAGTAAAAGCTATTGTGTGCTCACACGCACACCTTGACCATATTAGTGCTATTCCAAAAATGGCACCAACCTATGGAAAAGCGCCAATTATTGGCGCACCCTTCACGTTAGAAGTGCTTAAAGCGCTTATCAAAGATACAAACGTGAAACTCCCAAACCAACTTCTGGCTCTCAAACCAGGTCAGACAAAAAAACTCACAAAAAGCATCAGTATCGAGTTTATTTACACAACGCATTCAACTGTTGAGTGCTCTATTGTTGCCGTGCACACGCCCTATGGCGTTGTGGTGTACGCAAACGACTGGAAGTTTGATGAACAACCGGTTCTTGGACCGCGAACAGACACAAAACGCCTCAAAGAATTGGGAAAAAGCAAAGACGTGCTCGCCCTTGTCTCATGCTGTTTGAACGTTGAAAAACCAACCAAAACATTTTCAGAAGTGGTTGTTCGTGAAATGCTCAGAGACATTCTCTTTGGCATTGAAAACGACGGCAAAGGAATTGTGATTACTACGTTCGCGTCACACATTTCGCGCATCAAAACCATTGTTGAACTCTCCAAGAAGTTGGGACGAAAACCCGTCTTGTTTGGCAGCAGCATGGCAAAATACATGAATGCCGCAGAAAAAGTGGGCATTGTCAATCTCAAAGAGGACATTGAACTTTATGCGCGCGGACCTGACGTGAAAAAGAAAATGCGCGAAATCATGAAAGAAGGAAAACACAAGTACCTGCTCATTACCACCGGCCACCAGGGCGAGCCAGGAGCGGTGCTTGACCGTCTTTCAAAAAAAGAGTTGCCCTACAAGCTCTCGCAAGGAGACCAAATCATTTTCTCATCAAATGTGATACCCTCTCCAGTTAACATTTCAAACGTTGCCGAGCTTGAACAACGACTCAAACGATTTCATCCGCGTATTTTCAAAGACGTGCACGCAAGCGGGCATGCAAGCAAAGAAGACCATCGTGATTTGATGAAAATGCTTCGCCCAAAAAACTACATTCCGTGTCACGGACCAGTAGACATGCTTGCAAACGCTATCAGCCTTGCATACGACTTTAACATGCGTCTTGGAAAAGAAGCACACATCCTCCAAAACGGCCAGCGTCTCGCATTGGAGTGAGTTAAGCAACGTTTTCAAGCGCAACTAAATATTGTTTAACAAACAGTTTATCCTCCTTAGACAACGCGTCTAAGGGGATGGCCTTTCTTTTTTTGTCAAATGAACTCATCTTGTTAGTAACAAATTGTTCCATGCCCTTGTAGAGAAGCATGTACCACGTGACAATGGAATTTTCCCGCTCGAAAAACGTGGCTTTGCGCCAATTATTAGAAAGCTCAATTGAACGCGCATAACGGTCATTGCCAAATCCCATGAATGTTTTCTTTTTAAACACGCGTTTGTCGTCAAGCAACGCGCATAAATTACTCTGAGTACCCTTAGCAATACTAGTACCAAACCATTCAAGAAGCATCTCCACATCCTCAACAGAACTGCGCGCGTCACCCGCAATATCTGATGCAATACCGCCAAGTTCAGGACGTGCATGCGCGCCAAGAGCCTTGTTTGCGTGCAGTAAAAAAGAAAACCAATCGTTGTAATGCGGCGCAGTATATACCTTATTTCTAAAATTAATAGTGAAACGGTCAAAATCAAATTGTGCTAAGCCGTCATTAAACAATTCTTTGAGTTGCCTATTTTTTTTAAGATGCGCCACTAATGTCTGCACTTCGTTGTAATTAATCTCGCTCCAGTGCGCTTGATAAAATGAGTCATGCAGGAGATGCGCGTACAAATTGTCAAAACCGCGCGTCAGCATAGCACCAAACTTGTCAACGAAATCAGCATAGGGCTCTTTAAAATCATGCACGGCAAATTTGCCGTCATCAAGTAATTGATTGAGAATTTCCTCTCTAACACTTGCTGCAAGCACATAAGACATACCTGCTCAAGAGTGTGTTTAGAAATTTATACTTTGTTATTGCGCGCGAGACTTGGTTGGACTCAAGAAGGAGAATCTTAATTAATTAGAACTGACTTGAAAAGATACAGAATGGATGAAATCATTGAGAAGTACGCGCTTAAAAACGCGGTAGAACATGATGGACGCGCAGAAGCAAAGGCGATTTTCTCAAAAGTCGTGCAAGAAGAACCGTCAGTGCGTGAAAGCGTTGCGTTTGCCATGAAACGCATTCAAGAAATTGTAGACCAGGTTAACCGGCTTGATATTTCTTCCCAAAAAGTGCGCTTACTAAAAATTGACCCGCACATTCTTGACAAAAAAGAAGTGTCAAAAAAAGAACTTAAACTTCCAAACGTAAAAGGTAACGTCACGATGCGTTATGCGCCAAACCCAAACGCAAGCATGCATATTGGTAACGCGCGCGTTGCTATTCTTAATGATTATTTCGTGCAAAAATATGGGGGAACCTTTATTCTTCGCTATGATGATACTGACCCAAAAAACGAGAACAAAAGACCGGTAAAAGAAGCGTACACGCAATTGCAAAA from archaeon CG10_big_fil_rev_8_21_14_0_10_43_11 includes:
- a CDS encoding ribonuclease J; the protein is MPVEIFSIGGYEEVGRNMTAVKVDDEIVILDMGWDLSKVLLLPKEKEWREMSVQELIEIQAFPDDEILIPYRKQVKAIVCSHAHLDHISAIPKMAPTYGKAPIIGAPFTLEVLKALIKDTNVKLPNQLLALKPGQTKKLTKSISIEFIYTTHSTVECSIVAVHTPYGVVVYANDWKFDEQPVLGPRTDTKRLKELGKSKDVLALVSCCLNVEKPTKTFSEVVVREMLRDILFGIENDGKGIVITTFASHISRIKTIVELSKKLGRKPVLFGSSMAKYMNAAEKVGIVNLKEDIELYARGPDVKKKMREIMKEGKHKYLLITTGHQGEPGAVLDRLSKKELPYKLSQGDQIIFSSNVIPSPVNISNVAELEQRLKRFHPRIFKDVHASGHASKEDHRDLMKMLRPKNYIPCHGPVDMLANAISLAYDFNMRLGKEAHILQNGQRLALE